The following are encoded in a window of Arthrobacter antioxidans genomic DNA:
- a CDS encoding ribonuclease J, with protein sequence MRIVALGGIGEIGRNMTVFEFEGKLLIVDCGVLFPEEHQPGINVILPDFSYIRDRLDDVVAVVLTHGHEDHIGGVPYLLKERADIPLVGSRLTLAFIEAKLKEHRITPKTIQVKEGERRTMGGFDLEFVAVNHSIPDSLAVAIRTAAGMVLHTGDFKMDQFPLDKRITDLGSFARLGAEGVDLFLTDSTNADVPGFTTSEKDLGPAIDAVFRTAPRRIIVSSFASHIHRIQQIIDTAHRHRRKVAFVGRSMVRNMTIAADLGYLNIPQGLLVDFKKLERSDDHKVVLICTGSQGEPMAALSRMANNDHAIRITEGDTVLLASSLIPGNENAIYGIINALTEIGANVVHKGNAKVHVSGHASAGELAYCYNIVKPRNVMPVHGEWRHLRANSEIAVATGVDPRNVVLAQDGVTVDLVRGRATISGKVDAGLVFVDGDSVGGITEEDLVERRRLAEEGVVTILAIIDPDNGNMVEAPEFFTKGFSCSDEDLDKAGAAVEKALRDAASNRQGGRRQDPEDIIERATANWMRRFYNRQPVVNAIVVDA encoded by the coding sequence ATGCGCATCGTCGCTCTCGGAGGTATCGGTGAAATCGGCAGAAACATGACCGTCTTCGAGTTCGAGGGCAAGCTGCTCATCGTGGACTGCGGGGTGCTGTTCCCGGAGGAGCACCAGCCCGGCATCAACGTGATCCTGCCGGACTTCTCCTACATCCGCGACCGCCTCGACGACGTCGTGGCCGTGGTCCTCACGCACGGCCACGAGGACCACATCGGCGGTGTGCCCTACCTGCTCAAGGAACGCGCCGACATCCCCCTGGTGGGATCGCGCCTCACGCTGGCGTTCATCGAGGCCAAGCTCAAGGAACACCGCATCACCCCGAAGACCATCCAGGTCAAGGAGGGCGAGCGGCGCACGATGGGCGGCTTCGACCTCGAGTTCGTCGCCGTGAACCACTCCATCCCGGACAGCCTCGCCGTCGCCATCCGCACCGCGGCCGGCATGGTGCTGCACACCGGCGACTTCAAGATGGACCAGTTCCCGCTGGACAAGCGCATCACCGACCTCGGCTCCTTCGCCCGGCTGGGCGCGGAGGGTGTGGACCTGTTCCTCACCGACTCCACCAACGCGGACGTCCCCGGCTTCACGACGTCGGAGAAGGACCTCGGCCCCGCGATCGACGCCGTGTTCCGCACCGCCCCGCGCCGGATCATCGTCTCCAGCTTCGCGAGCCACATCCACCGCATCCAGCAGATCATCGACACCGCCCACCGCCACCGCCGCAAGGTGGCCTTCGTGGGCCGCTCCATGGTGCGCAACATGACCATCGCGGCGGATCTCGGCTACCTGAACATCCCGCAGGGCCTGCTCGTGGACTTCAAGAAGCTCGAGCGCAGCGACGACCACAAGGTGGTCCTCATCTGCACGGGCTCGCAGGGTGAGCCGATGGCTGCCCTGTCCCGCATGGCCAACAACGACCACGCCATCCGGATCACCGAGGGTGACACGGTGCTGCTGGCCAGCTCGCTCATCCCGGGCAACGAGAACGCGATCTACGGCATCATCAACGCGCTCACCGAGATCGGCGCCAACGTGGTCCACAAGGGCAACGCGAAGGTGCACGTCTCCGGCCACGCCAGCGCCGGCGAGCTCGCCTACTGCTACAACATCGTCAAGCCCCGCAACGTCATGCCGGTGCACGGCGAGTGGCGGCACCTGCGGGCCAACTCGGAGATCGCCGTCGCCACCGGCGTCGATCCCCGCAACGTGGTCCTCGCGCAGGACGGGGTGACCGTGGACCTCGTCCGCGGCCGTGCGACCATCTCGGGCAAGGTCGACGCAGGGCTCGTCTTCGTCGACGGCGACAGCGTGGGCGGCATCACCGAGGAGGACCTCGTGGAGCGCCGCCGCCTGGCCGAGGAGGGCGTCGTCACGATCCTCGCGATCATCGACCCGGACAACGGCAACATGGTCGAGGCACCCGAGTTCTTCACCAAGGGCTTCTCCTGCTCCGACGAGGACCTCGACAAGGCCGGCGCCGCCGTCGAGAAGGCGCTGCGCGATGCCGCCTCGAACCGCCAGGGCGGCCGCCGCCAGGACCCCGAGGACATCATCGAGCGGGCCACGGCCAACTGGATGCGCCGGTTCTACAACCGCCAGCCCGTCGTCAACGCGATCGTCGTCGACGCCTGA
- the groES gene encoding co-chaperone GroES encodes MSVSIKPLEDRIVVRPLEAEQTTASGLVIPDTAKEKPQEGEVVAIGPGRVDDNGNRVPVDVAEGDIVIYSKYGGTEIKQGGQEYLVLSARDVLAIVVK; translated from the coding sequence GTGTCGGTCTCTATCAAGCCGCTTGAGGATCGTATCGTTGTCCGCCCGCTCGAAGCCGAGCAGACCACTGCTTCCGGCCTCGTCATCCCGGACACCGCCAAGGAGAAGCCCCAGGAGGGCGAGGTCGTGGCCATTGGACCCGGCCGCGTCGATGACAACGGCAACCGCGTTCCCGTCGACGTCGCCGAGGGCGACATCGTCATCTACTCGAAGTACGGCGGAACCGAGATCAAGCAGGGCGGCCAGGAGTACCTCGTGCTCTCCGCCCGCGACGTCCTCGCGATCGTCGTCAAGTAA
- the groL gene encoding chaperonin GroEL (60 kDa chaperone family; promotes refolding of misfolded polypeptides especially under stressful conditions; forms two stacked rings of heptamers to form a barrel-shaped 14mer; ends can be capped by GroES; misfolded proteins enter the barrel where they are refolded when GroES binds), which yields MAKQLEFNDAARRALEAGVDKLANTVKVTLGPRGRNVVLDKKWGAPTITNDGVTIAREVELDDPYENLGAQLAKEVATKTNDVAGDGTTTATVLAQALVKEGLRNVAAGAAPGQLKHGIEVSVQAVAKRLLENAREVVGQQTADVASISAQSTEVGDLLAEAFDKVGKDGVITIEESSTTQTELVLTEGMQFDKGYLSPYFVTDAERQEAVLEDALILINSGKISSLAEFLPLLEKALQAGKPLFIIAEDIEGEALSTLVVNKIRGTLNVVAVKAPGFGDRRKAMMQDIATLTGAQVVSPDLGLKLDQVGLEVLGSARRITVTKDATTIVDGTGSESDVADRVAQIRAEVERTDSDWDREKLQERLAKLAGGIGVIKVGAATEVELKEKKHRIEDAVSSTRAALEEGIVAGGGSALVHAGKALDTDPDVLALEGDAATAVGLVRRALAQPLRWIAENAGHEGYVVVAKVSDLEVGHGFNAATGEYENLIEAGIIDPVKVTRSALQNAASIAALVLTTETLVVEKPEESDDEGHGHSH from the coding sequence ATGGCAAAGCAGTTGGAATTCAACGACGCCGCCCGCCGTGCCCTCGAGGCCGGCGTGGACAAGCTCGCGAACACCGTCAAGGTGACGCTGGGCCCCCGCGGACGCAACGTCGTGCTCGACAAGAAGTGGGGCGCCCCCACCATCACGAACGACGGCGTCACGATCGCCCGCGAGGTCGAACTCGACGACCCGTACGAGAACCTCGGCGCCCAGCTCGCCAAGGAGGTCGCCACCAAGACGAACGACGTCGCCGGTGACGGAACCACCACCGCCACGGTCCTGGCCCAGGCACTCGTCAAGGAAGGCCTCCGCAACGTCGCCGCCGGCGCCGCTCCGGGCCAGCTCAAGCACGGCATCGAGGTGTCGGTCCAGGCCGTCGCCAAGCGCCTGCTGGAGAACGCCCGCGAGGTCGTGGGTCAGCAGACCGCCGACGTCGCCTCCATCTCCGCCCAGAGCACCGAGGTCGGCGATCTCCTCGCAGAGGCCTTCGACAAGGTCGGCAAGGATGGTGTGATCACCATCGAGGAGTCCTCCACCACGCAGACGGAGCTCGTCCTCACCGAGGGCATGCAGTTCGACAAGGGTTACCTCTCGCCGTACTTCGTGACCGACGCCGAGCGCCAGGAAGCCGTCCTCGAGGACGCGCTCATCCTCATCAACTCCGGCAAGATCTCCTCGCTGGCGGAGTTCCTGCCGCTGCTCGAGAAGGCCCTGCAGGCCGGCAAGCCGCTGTTCATCATCGCCGAGGACATCGAGGGCGAGGCGCTCTCCACCCTGGTGGTCAACAAGATCCGCGGCACCCTCAACGTCGTCGCCGTCAAGGCCCCGGGCTTCGGTGACCGCCGCAAGGCCATGATGCAGGACATCGCCACCCTCACGGGTGCGCAGGTCGTCTCGCCGGACCTCGGCCTGAAGCTGGACCAGGTGGGCCTCGAGGTGCTCGGCTCCGCACGCCGGATCACCGTCACCAAGGACGCCACCACGATCGTCGACGGCACCGGCAGCGAGTCCGACGTCGCCGACCGCGTGGCGCAGATCCGCGCCGAGGTGGAGCGCACCGACTCCGACTGGGACCGCGAGAAGCTCCAGGAGCGCCTCGCGAAGCTCGCCGGCGGTATCGGCGTCATCAAGGTCGGCGCGGCCACCGAGGTGGAGCTCAAGGAGAAGAAGCACCGCATCGAGGACGCCGTGTCCTCGACGCGCGCGGCCCTCGAAGAGGGCATCGTGGCCGGCGGCGGGTCCGCGCTGGTCCACGCCGGCAAGGCACTCGACACCGATCCGGACGTGCTGGCACTCGAGGGCGACGCGGCCACCGCCGTCGGCCTCGTCCGCCGCGCGCTCGCCCAGCCGCTGCGCTGGATCGCCGAGAACGCCGGCCACGAGGGCTACGTCGTCGTCGCGAAGGTCTCGGACCTCGAGGTGGGCCACGGTTTCAACGCCGCCACCGGCGAGTACGAGAACCTCATCGAGGCCGGCATCATCGACCCCGTCAAGGTGACGCGTTCTGCGCTGCAGAACGCGGCCTCGATCGCGGCCCTGGTGCTCACCACGGAAACCCTCGTGGTCGAGAAGCCCGAGGAATCCGACGATGAGGGCCACGGCCACTCGCACTAG